A portion of the Cololabis saira isolate AMF1-May2022 chromosome 17, fColSai1.1, whole genome shotgun sequence genome contains these proteins:
- the st3gal7 gene encoding ST3 beta-galactoside alpha-2,3-sialyltransferase 7, with product MVTLNRLSVVDSEHGSRLLPVAADTTTPTPVCHRTRVDPRTESRDLFLSRRVNFATSLLLLIGCYLAILIPAYFHSNKAAVVSDNSQNPKYLALLNRSASLLSQPCHPGWCVNHLRALSCSENLLDIPVFVQDRPEWDLAPPLGLQGSEDHLALALASMPQPGLPASLRKEGSCRRCVVVGNGGVLQGSHLGAHIDQYDIIVRLNNAPVPGFEKDVGSRTTIRLMYPEGAPHSAQEYKKTSMVALVVFKSLDLDWLTSVITKQPLSFWSKMWFWREVVDDIPLRPESFKILHPEIIHKTGRVLQQYALKQGNMVPTLGASAVVMAVQVCDQVSLAGFGYDLQHPEARLHYYEGIRMDAMKAQVVHDISAEKLFLRDLVAAGAVTDLTGAL from the exons ATGGTGACACTAAATCGCTTGAGTGTAGTGGATTCAGAGCACGGCTCTCGACTGCTCCCCGTGGCCGCCGACACGACCACACCAACACCCGTCTGTCACAGGACGCGAGTGGACCCAAGGACTGAGTCCAGGGACTTGTTCCTCAGCAG GAGGGTGAATTTCGCCACCAGCCTGCTCCTGTTGATTGGATGCTACCTGGCCATCCTGATACCCGCATACTTCCACTCGAATAAGGCAGCAGTTGTCAGTGATAACTCCCAAAATCCCAAATATTTG GCATTACTGAATCGGTCAGCATCCCTCCTGTCGCAGCCGTGCCATCCTGGCTGGTGTGTGAACCACCTCAGAGCCCTGTCCTGCTCTGAAAACCTCCTGGACATCCCCGTTTTTGTGCAGGACAGACCCGAGTGGGATCTGGCTCCTCCTCTGGGGCTCCAGGGCAGTGAGGATCATCTGGCCTTGGCTCTTGCCTCCATGCCTCAACCTGGCCTACCTGCATCGCTGAGGAAAGAAGGCAGCTGCAGACGATGTGTGGTGGTGGGAAACGGCGGCGTTCTTCAAGGCAGCCACCTTGGAGCCCATATAGATCAGTATGACATCATCGTCAG gcTGAATAATGCTCCAGTGCCTGGATTTGAGAAAGATGTTGGGTCGCGCACCACCATCCGTCTCATGTACCCAGAGGGAGCGCCTCACTCTGCTCAGGAGTACAAAAAGACCTCCATGGTTGCTCTGGTGGTTTTTAAGAGCCTGGACTTGGACTGGCTAACTTCTGTAATCACCAAACAGCCGTTG AGCTTCTGGTCCAAAATGTGGTTCTGGAGGGAGGTGGTGGACGATATTCCACTGAGACCAGAGAGCTTCAAGATCCTCCATCCAGAGATTATTCACAAGACGGGACGAGTCCTGCAGCAATACGCTCTCAAACAGGGAAAT ATGGTGCCAACATTAGGTGCCAGTGCAGTGGTGATGGCCGTGCAGGTGTGCGACCAGGTGAGCCTGGCCGGGTTTGGGTATGACTTGCAGCACCCCGAGGCCAGGCTTCATTACTATGAGGGCATACGGATGGACGCCATGAAAGCTCAA GTGGTGCATGATATCAGTGCTGAAAAACTCTTCTTGAGGGacctagtggctgcaggagctgTGACTGACCTCACTGGAGCTCTGTGA